One bacterium genomic window, CTTCATGGCTTCAAGGCGGTCGACGTCCTGCGCCGCTATCAGAGCTTCCTCTCGCCCTCCGAATTCCAGCGAATCTATCCGACCTTGGTCGAGACTTTGCACAATGCCCGCGAGACCTTGGGCGGGAATCGTTACGCCCAGCCCTGGAACGGCGGCTTGGTGAAGGACGGTCGCTTCTTCCTCCGCGGCTTCTTCGAGCAGGCCCAGACCACCGCCGACGAGATTTACGTCCGCCGGGTCGGCGAAAGCCCGCCCGAGTATCGCAACCGCGGCCTCGTCGCCTCGAGATTTCCTCATTCCAACGACCGGGCGCCGATCGTCGAGGATTCGCGCGGCGACGTCCGTCGGGTCGATTCGCCGGTTTATTTTCAGCAAGACGTCAACTTGCTGGCCCGCCGGCTCCGGATCATGCCCTCGCGGGTGCCCCATCTCGTCGCCGCGGCCAGCATGGCCAGCAACGGCGGGACCTTGCTCGGCATCTCCTCCGAACGGATGAGCTTCGACCGCCTGCTGGCCTGGACCCAGAGCAGCGAGGGCCAGGCTCATCTGCGAAACAATCCCAACCGCTACGCCGACAATTTGCGCAATCGCTTCATCGAGGGCGGCCCCGGCCTGACCGTCGGCGTGGCCGGGATGCTCGGCGCCGAGTACCTCGCCACCGAGATCGGGCTCGACCAGCGGACCCGACCCCACGAGCGCTTCATGTTCGTGACCGGTGCCAGCCACCTCTTGAACCAAGGCACTTCGGCGGTCAGCGAAGTCTTGATCAATCGTTCCCTCGGGACCTCGTTCAACTACGTCACCACCCGGACCGTGCAGGCGGGTGGCGGCTTGGCCTTGCAATACGGTTTCGAGGCTCGGCCGGGACTGGGGCGGGCTTTGACCGCCTCGCTCGGCCGAAGTTTTGCTCTCGAGGGCAGCGGCGCCCGCATGGCCTTCAACGGCGTCCGCGGCTTGGCCGCGATGCCCTTCCGGGCCGCCTGGGGCATGGGGCCCGGCCTGATGTCCTCGGCCATCGTCGACCGCACCATCGGCCAGGCTTTCGAGGAGGGCTCGACCGCCCGCCATGTCGTGCGGATGGGATCCTTCTTCCTGCCCGACGTCTACCGCATCGCTCTTGGCAACCGCGGTCCGGCCATTTTCAGCAGTCGCGGGATGCGCGTGGCCAGCCGGGCCTTTGCCGCCGGCTTCATCGCCGACATGATGTTCGCCGGCGCCAACCGTCTGTACCACGGCGGCGAAGGCTCGGCCCGGATGAGCATGATCTACCAACGGGCCAACCAGCTTCACGACGCCGATGAGAGCTTCCTCCGCCGCCCGATCGACGGCGTTTTCGAGATGGTCGCGCCCCAGATCGCCTCTTGGTGGGATTCGGTGGAGCTGACCGGCAGCGGCTTCGTTCCCAACCGCCACCGGATTCAGGCCGAGGGCGAGATCCGGGCATTCTCGCTGCATACTTCCCAGGCGACCGACGAGACCCTCCGCCACAGCTTGCTCTTCGGCGGGCAGGGTGAGGAATTGACTCCGGAGTTTTATTCGAGGGTCGATTGGAGCTCGCTCCGCGGCGAAAGCCGGCTGCCCGAGGTTCGCCGGATCGAAGGGCGGGAATTGCCGGTGGCGCTCATCGCCGAGCACTTGGCCGATCCGGCCGTTCGCCGCCGTCTCGGTGGCGAGGGGAGGGATGCTTCCGACCCGGTCGCCTACATCCAAAACCAATTCCGGGGCTACGATCTGAGCCGAAGCGAAGTCGAGCATGCCTTGAGCGAGATCCGCCTCCACACCGTCCGCCGCGATTTGGCCTCGCTCAATCAGATGCAGCTTCCGGAAAATGCCGAGCTCGGCCGAATCTTCGACGAGCATGGAAGTCTGCGGGCCGGTCAAGAGCATGCCTTGCTCGGGCGGGTTTTCCAGAGCAGCGAGGTCGACGAGACCGCCTTGCTGCGCAACCGCCGGCTCGGTTTGGCCTGCCGGGTTCTCGAGGCCCGGCGCCATGACCCGGCGGCGGTTTCGCCCTACCTCGCGGTGGCTCAGCGCATCGGCTTGGCCGACTCCGAAGGCAATATCTTGGATGCCGAGATTCGCAGCCAAGCCGAGGCCCAGCTGGGGGCAAGCTCCGGCCCGGCCTCGACCCTTTCGGCGCCGGTTCCGGCCGGCTTGGCGCGCACGGCGCGGCTCAGCGGATTGACCGTGGCGGGAATGTCATCCTGAGGTCCCGAAGGGGCCGAAGGATCTCATACCCACCAAGGTGGTCGCAGATCCCTTGTGCCCAGTATGGGTATTCGCTGGCGCTCAGGATGACGGCCCTGATTGACAGCCCACCCCCAAGCCGCTAGATCTTCCCTTCGGGATCGACCGATGGAGAAGACTTTTTACATCAAGACCTACGGCTGCCAGATGAACGAGCTCGACGGCAGCCAAATGGGCCGGCTGCTGGCCAAGCAAGGCTATTTGCCGGTCGCCGATCCCGAGGCCGCATCGGTCATCCTCATCAACACTTGCAGCATCCGCGAAAAAGCCAGCCAGAAGGTCTACAGCGACGTCGGGCGATTCCGCTCCCTCAAGTTGAAAAATCCGGAAACCGTGCTGGCGGTCACCGGCTGCCAGGCCCAGGCCGAGGGCATGCATCTCCAGAAGCGCTTCCCTTATCTCGATTTGGTGGTCGGTCCCGACCACACCGCCCGGATTCCGGAATTGGTCGAGAAGGTCCGCCGCGAGGGCGGCCGTCATTTGGCGGCGGTCAAGCTCGAGCGTCGCGAGGATTATCAATTTTTGAACCTGCTGCCGGAGGAAGAAGAGGGGGCGCTGAAGGCCTTCGTGACGATCATGAAGGGCTGCGACAATTTTTGCTCCTTCTGCATCGTGCCTTTCGTTCGAGGCCGCGAGGTCTGCCGCGATTCCGAGGAGATCGTCCGCGAGGTCGCCGAGCTGGCCGAGCGCGGCACCCGCGAGGTGACCTTGCTCGGCCAGAACGTCAACTCCTACGGCGTCGGCCGCCACGCCAAGGACCCCAACGCGGTCTCTTTCGCCCGCTTGCTGCGGATGGTCGCCGAGCGGACCGCGATCCGGCGGCTCCGCTTCACCACCTCCCATCCCAAGGACCTCTCCGACGAGCTGATCGAGGAGTTCCGGGCCAATCCCAAGCTGGCCTCGCATTTCCACCTGCCGGTGCAGTCGGGATCGGACGCCGTTTTGGAGCGGATGTATCGCGGCTACGACCGGGCTTTCTACGTCGAGCGCTTGGCCAAGCTGCGGGCCGCCCGGCCCGACTTGGCGGTGAGCACCGACGTCATCGTCGGCTTCCCCGGCGAGACCGAGGCCGATTTCGAGGCCACCATGGACTTGCTTGAGGAGCTGCGCTACGATTCGATCTACTCCTTCGTCTACTCGGCGCGCCCCAAGACGACCGCGGCGCTTTACTTCGCCGATGACGTTGTGGCCGAGGTGAAGCAGGAGCGCCTGAGGAGGCTTCAGGATTTGCAGGACCGAATCACCTACGAAAAGAACGCCGCCCAAGTCGGCCGCCGCCTCGAAGTGCTGGTCGAAGGGCCTTCCAAGAGCGGCGGCACCTACTATGGCCGAAGCTCCCAGAACCATGTCGTCCATTTCGCCGGCTCCGAGGACGACGTCGGGCATTTCTTGGCGCTGAGGATCCGCCATGCCGGGCCCAATTCTTTGATCGGAGAACGCGATGTCGGAAACTGAAGAAAAAGAAGGGCTGGAAGAGGGCGAGTCGCCCTTGATCCGGATGAAGGTCACCGGGCTGACTATCGACCCCTTCACCAATATGCCGATCATCATCCTCAAGGATTTCGAGGAGAAGATGGCGCTGCCGATCTGGATCGGCCTGATCGAAGCCTCCTCGATCGCCACCGAGCTCGAGAAGATCCAGCTGGCTCGGCCGATGACCCACGACCTGTTCCGCAACATCCTCCGGGAGCTCGAGGTCGAGGTGACCAAGGTCGAGGTCAACGACCTGGCCGACAACACCTTCTACGCCAAGATTCACCTCAAGAAGGACGACGAAGAGTTCGTGATGGACTCGCGGCCCAGCGACGCCATCGCCTTGGCGCTGCGCACCGGCTCGCCGATCTTCGTCGACCGCCGGGTGATGGAGAAATCGCGGCGGATCGATCTCTCGAAGAACATCGACGAGGACAAGGCCAAGCAGCAGAAGTGGACCGAAATTTTGGAGAACCTCTCGCCGGAAGATTTCGGCAAATACAAGATGTGACCGGCCCTGCCGGGCCGGTCATCCTGAGGAGCGGAGCGACGAAGGATCTCCTACCCACCAGGGTAGTCGCAGGTCCCTTGTGCCCAGTATGGGTATTCGCTGGCGCTCAGGATGACAGGGTAAAGACTATGAAAAACTTCCTTCGAAATTGGTCGCCGGTGCTCGCCTTTGCCGCGGTGATCTTCGTTTGCTCTTCGCTGCGGGTCCATGTGACCGACGGCACCGACAAGGTGGTCCATGCCCTGGAGTATGCCTTGATGGGCTTCTTCACCACCCGGGGCGCGATGCTGAGCTGGGATCTTTCGCGCTTCGGTGGCGCCGCTGCCGGCGCGGCTTTGGCCACCGCTTTGGGAATTTTCGACGAGCTTCACCAGCTCTTCGTGCCCGGACGTCAGGCTTCGGTGGGCGACGCCCTGGCCGACGGAGTCGGGGCCATCCTCGGTGCGGCGCTCTTCATCCTCGCCGCTTCGCTGCTCTTCCAAGGCAACCGGCTCTACACCCGGGCCCACGACAAGTGCTGCTAGCTCATGATCCTTCCCTATAAAAATAAAAAGCCGGTTTTGGCCGAGGGCGTCTTCGTCGCCGAGGGGGCCCGGCTCATCGGCGACGTCACCGTCGGCGAGGGTTCCTCGATTTGGTTCAACACCGTGATCCGGGGCGATGTCTTTCCGGTTTCAATCGGCAAGAAGACCAATATCCAAGACCTCTCGGTCCTCCATGTGACCTCCGGCACTCACGCGACCGTCATCGAGGACGAAGTCACCGTGGGACACCGCGTCATCCTCCATGGCTGCTGGGTCAAGAGCCGGGCCTTGATCGGGATGGGGGCCATCCTGCTCGACGGTTGCGAAGTCGGCGAGGAAAGCTTGATCGGCGCCGGCTCGCTGGTCACTCCGGGGACGATCATCCCGCCGCGGGTCCTGGCCTTGGGCTCGCCCTGCAAAGCCCGCCGGCCCTTGACCGAGGAGGAGATCGCCGGCTTGAAGGCGTCGGCCGAACATTACGCCGAATTGGCGAGGACGTATTTGCAGGCAAGGTCATCCTGAGGAGCGAAGCGACGAAGGATCTCATACCCACCAAGGTGGTCGCAGGTCCCTTGTGCCCGTAGTTTGGGTATTCGCTGGCGCTCAGGATGACACCTATTTGATGCTTTCCTTTTGACTTCCCCGCCCGATTCTGATTTGAACCTTCCACTTCAAGACACGAGCCGAGGGCGCCAAGGATCCGGGGAAAACCTTCCTTGCACCGTCTTCACGAGGGAGGCTTATGCAGGAGTTGGTGAGGCTTGCCGGCGAAAGTCCCGCTTCGCGCCGGCCAGAAGGGGAAAGCACGCACTCGGCGACGCTCGCCGAGTTGAGCCGTGACTCCGCGCTTCCGACATCATCCCGAAATGAATTGAATTCGCTGGCCCGGGAACGAGATCCCGAGCTCTTGGCCGAAGGCCTTTACCATTGGGCCCGCCGCGAAGAGGATGCCGACCGCCTTGGCGGCGCGCTTCGCGCTTACGAGCTCTTGAATGGAAATCATCCCGGCCTTCAGATCAACGAGGGACTTCGCGACCGGGTCAGCCGGCGCTTGGCCGTGCTCGGCGGCGGCGGCCGATTCGGCGACCGGGTCGAGCATCTCTCCCGACGTTTCTGCCAGGAGGCCACCAATCCGGTCGCGATCGCCGGCATGGCGGCGGGAAGCCTGGTCTTCGGCACCGCCCGAGCGGCTTTCCTGGCCCGTTTGACGGCGGCCGGTCGGCCGGTGTTCGCCGCCCGGGCCTTGGCCTCGAGCGGCGCTTTCTTGACCGAGGTCCCGGCCTTTTGGGCCACGACCAAGGGTCTCAACGAATTCCTGCATCCCGGCAGTCAATCTTGGGAGATGTCGCAAAACCTTCGCGAGCTCGGCGGATTGGCTCTGACCTTGGGCGCCCTGAAGCTCAGCGGGGCGGCGGTGGGCCGGGGCGTCGCCTGGGCGCGGCCCAACCCGCTCACCCAGCGGCTGGCTTCCCAAGTCGGCATGCTCGGCGGCATCATGATCGGCCATCATTTGGAAACATCGCTGGGCTTGCGTCCGGCGGTCGATGCCGGGTCGGCTTGGAGCGACGGCATCGCGACGCTGCTCCAATTCAACGTCGGCGGCCGACTTTCGCAAAGCTTGCTGGGCCCGCGCTTTCAAGCTTATAGCCGCGAGCTCGAGCTGCGCAGCCGGAGCCTGGAAGCCCAAGCCCGCGTCCCCGGATTCGGCGGGCTGAACGGCGGCTTCGGCAATGGGCTCGGCTTTCCGGCCCTGGCCATGGCGGCGGCCGGCGAGACCGGGAGGTCCCAACCGGCTTGGTCGGCTGGAACCGAGGGCGCCCGCGACCTCGCTCGGCCGATGATGTCGACCGGGGCGGGCGGCGGCGAAGCGCCGCGGCTGACTCCGCGGACCGGCCGAAGCGCCGACGATCGCTTCGAGCGCCCGATGCCGGCTCCCGAGATCCTGCAAGCCCTTCAAGGCCGCGAGGTCTTGCGCGAGATCGAGAACCATTTGGAAGGGGAGGGGCGCGACGGCGTGTCCGACGCCGAATTGGGCAGCGCCGTCGGCGAGGCCTTGAACCGCCGGATCGCCCGGATTTTCTCCCATCCAGACTACGAGCCCCTGCGAGCCCTCACCGCCGATCGGTGGCGGCTGGATTATTCGATTCTTCCGAATTGGGAGAGCCTTCCGGCCGAATTTCGCCAGAACTTGGAAGCCGCGTCCGAGCTGATGCAGGTGACCCAATTCGCCCTGCGTTCCAACCAGTCCGAGCTCAGCACCGCCGTCCAAACCCAGCTCTCGCCCGAGCATCGGCGGGTTTATCGGGAGTTGGTCGAGTTGATCCCGATTTTACGGGGCCCGCGTTTCACGATGCCTCGGAGCGACATCGCCCGAGGCTCCGAGGTCATCCAAGCCGACGAGGCGGTGCTGTCCCACGGAACCGGCGACATGTCATCGTTGCTCAAGGCGATCATGCGGCAATCCCGTCCCGGCGGACGGCCATGGTACAGCCGCTATTTCGCCACCGACGCCGACGCCCGGATCGTCAACGGCATTCGCCGCGAGGGCAAGAATCCCAACTTCACCAAGCCGGTGCGCCACAATTACGAGCACGACATTCCGATCGAGCCGATTCACAACCGCGACCCCTTGGCCACGGCCTTGTTCCGCCGGGTGCGGGTGCAGCTCCTCAATGTGCCGAGCACGGTCCTCGACCGCTTCTTGAGCGAAGATTACGTTCGCAATCTCCCCGAGGGCGCGATCCTGGTTTCGGCCATCGGCGGCTTGCTCAACGGCGGCATCGAAAGGCCGCGATTGCCTTTTGAGCTGATCCGGGAGCGCTTGGAGCGCTATGGCCGCGACGACGTCGAGGTCGTGAGCATGGCCGGCTACATCCCCGGCGATAAGCTCTGGCGGGGTGAGCATGTCGAGGTCAACCTTTCGACTCGCGAGGACCTGGTCAAGCGGGGAAGCCCGCGGCCGGCGGCCCCGCTCATCGCCCGGCTCCTCTCCGGCGCCGATGGCCCCAACACTTATATGGGCGAGTTCCTC contains:
- the miaB gene encoding tRNA (N6-isopentenyl adenosine(37)-C2)-methylthiotransferase MiaB; translated protein: MEKTFYIKTYGCQMNELDGSQMGRLLAKQGYLPVADPEAASVILINTCSIREKASQKVYSDVGRFRSLKLKNPETVLAVTGCQAQAEGMHLQKRFPYLDLVVGPDHTARIPELVEKVRREGGRHLAAVKLERREDYQFLNLLPEEEEGALKAFVTIMKGCDNFCSFCIVPFVRGREVCRDSEEIVREVAELAERGTREVTLLGQNVNSYGVGRHAKDPNAVSFARLLRMVAERTAIRRLRFTTSHPKDLSDELIEEFRANPKLASHFHLPVQSGSDAVLERMYRGYDRAFYVERLAKLRAARPDLAVSTDVIVGFPGETEADFEATMDLLEELRYDSIYSFVYSARPKTTAALYFADDVVAEVKQERLRRLQDLQDRITYEKNAAQVGRRLEVLVEGPSKSGGTYYGRSSQNHVVHFAGSEDDVGHFLALRIRHAGPNSLIGERDVGN
- a CDS encoding bifunctional nuclease family protein yields the protein MSETEEKEGLEEGESPLIRMKVTGLTIDPFTNMPIIILKDFEEKMALPIWIGLIEASSIATELEKIQLARPMTHDLFRNILRELEVEVTKVEVNDLADNTFYAKIHLKKDDEEFVMDSRPSDAIALALRTGSPIFVDRRVMEKSRRIDLSKNIDEDKAKQQKWTEILENLSPEDFGKYKM
- a CDS encoding VanZ family protein; the protein is MTGPAGPVILRSGATKDLLPTRVVAGPLCPVWVFAGAQDDRVKTMKNFLRNWSPVLAFAAVIFVCSSLRVHVTDGTDKVVHALEYALMGFFTTRGAMLSWDLSRFGGAAAGAALATALGIFDELHQLFVPGRQASVGDALADGVGAILGAALFILAASLLFQGNRLYTRAHDKCC
- a CDS encoding gamma carbonic anhydrase family protein, which encodes MILPYKNKKPVLAEGVFVAEGARLIGDVTVGEGSSIWFNTVIRGDVFPVSIGKKTNIQDLSVLHVTSGTHATVIEDEVTVGHRVILHGCWVKSRALIGMGAILLDGCEVGEESLIGAGSLVTPGTIIPPRVLALGSPCKARRPLTEEEIAGLKASAEHYAELARTYLQARSS